The Pseudochaenichthys georgianus chromosome 8, fPseGeo1.2, whole genome shotgun sequence genome has a segment encoding these proteins:
- the gper1 gene encoding G-protein coupled estrogen receptor 1 translates to MWAMIQDSPVTVSMEVQTTSLVWIYVNTTVNTSYEYNATDLTEDSSRSYTIGLFLSCLYTILLFPIGFIGNILILVVNLNHREKMTIPDLYFVNLAAADLILVADSLIEVFNLNEKYYDYAVLCTFMSLFLQVNMYSSIFFLTWMSVDRYIAIASSISSSPLRTMQHAKLSCGLIWMASILATLLPFTIVQTQHRGEVHFCFANVLEIQWLEVTIGFLVPFTIIGLCYSLIGRILMRAQKHRGLWPRRQKALRMIVVVVLVFFICWLPENVFISIQLLQGAADPAQRTATTLWHDYPLTGHIVNLAAFSNSCLNPIIYSFLGETFRDKLRLFVKQKASWSVVNRFCHHTLDLHLPVRSVVSEV, encoded by the coding sequence ATGTGGGCTATGATTCAAGACAGTCCCGTCACAGTCAGTATGGAAGTGCAGACAACCTCTCTGGTCTGGATATACGTTAACACCACAGTGAACACTTCATATGAGTACAACGCCACAGATTTGACCGAAGACTCAAGCCGATCGTACACCATCGGCCTCTTCCTGTCCTGCCTGTACACCATCCTCCTCTTTCCTATTGGATTTATCGGCAACATCTTAATCCTGGTGGTGAACCTGAACCACAGAGAGAAGATGACCATCCCCGACCTCTACTTTGTCAACCTGGCTGCAGCCGACCTCATCCTGGTGGCTGATTCCCTCATCGAGGTCTTCAATCTGAACGAGAAATACTACGACTACGCCGTCCTCTGCACCTTCATGTCGCTGTTCCTGCAGGTCAACATGTACAGCAGCATCTTCTTCCTCACGTGGATGAGCGTTGACCGATACATTGCCATCGCTAGCTCCATAAGCAGCAGCCCTCTGAGAACTATGCAGCACGCCAAGCTCAGCTGCGGCCTCATCTGGATGGCGTCCATCTTGGCCACGCTGCTGCCCTTCACCATCGTGCAGACGCAGCACAGGGGCGAGGTGCACTTCTGCTTCGCCAACGTCTTGGAGATCCAGTGGCTGGAGGTCACCATTGGCTTTTTGGTGCCCTTCACCATCATTGGCCTCTGCTACTCTCTGATCGGGCGAATCCTCATGAGGGCGCAGAAGCACCGAGGACTGTGGCCCAGGCGGCAGAAGGCCCTGCGCATGATCGTGGTGGTGGTTCTGGTGTTCTTCATCTGCTGGCTGCCGGAGAACGTCTTCATCAGCATCCAGCTCCTGCAGGGCGCGGCGGACCCCGCCCAGAGGACAGCGACCACCCTGTGGCACGACTACCCGCTCACAGGACACATTGTTAACCTGGCAGCTTTCTCCAACAGCTGCCTCAACCCCATTATCTACAGCTTTCTAGGAGAGACGTTCAGGGACAAGCTGCGGCTCTTCGTTAAGCAGAAGGCCAGCTGGTCTGTGGTGAACCGCTTCTGCCACCACACACTCGATCTACACCTCCCTGTCAGGAGTGTGGTGTCAGAGGTGTGA
- the gpr146 gene encoding probable G-protein coupled receptor 146 isoform X2, producing the protein MWLCMVYNETDTSVDFRLCQDFGLFLSVFSLIYLLVCFPLGLCYNVLLIVVNLSNKVSMTMPDVYFVNMAIAGLVLNLVAPVELLNSSFTRWHAWEYNNEVYITLLILFNISSLVIMYSTTLLSLDYYIERALPRTYMSSVYNTKHVCGFIWGGAVLTSFSSLLFYVCNHISTKMVECSKMQNKEAADAIMMFIGYVVPAVAVFYAFVLILRIRKESTPLDQDSARLDPSIHRLLLASVCVQFVLWTPYYMTLLVHTVAGAPGYISNTHYLPTYHFLRCVSKLLAFSSSFAMPLMYRQMNKNFSNKLQRLLRRLRCRTQSCPPERSTVQQVGDVRPHPGRWLPTPL; encoded by the coding sequence ATGTGGCTCTGCATGGTTTACAATGAGACGGACACCAGCGTGGACTTCCGGCTCTGCCAGGACTTCGGCCTCTTCCTGTCCGTGTTCTCCCTCATCTACCTCCTGGTGTGCTTCCCGCTGGGGCTGTGCTACAACGTGCTGCTTATCGTGGTCAACCTCTCCAACAAGGTCTCCATGACCATGCCGGATGTTTATTTCGTCAACATGGCTATCGCGGGCCTGGTGCTCAACCTGGTGGCGCCCGTGGAGCTGCTGAACTCCTCCTTCACCCGCTGGCACGCGTGGGAGTACAACAACGAGGTGTACATCACCCTGCTCATCCTCTTCAACATCTCCTCCCTGGTCATCATGTACTCCACCACGCTGCTCAGTCTGGACTACTACATCGAGCGGGCGCTGCCTCGCACGTACATGTCCAGCGTGTACAACACCAAGCACGTGTGCGGCTTCATCTGGGGTGGCGCCGTGCTCACCAGCTTCTCCTCGCTGCTCTTCTACGTGTGCAACCACATCTCCACCAAGATGGTGGAGTGCTCCAAAATGCAGAACAAGGAGGCGGCGGACGCCATCATGATGTTCATCGGCTACGTGGTTCCCGCCGTGGCCGTTTTTTACGCCTTCGTGCTCATCCTGCGCATCAGGAAGGAGTCCACGCCCCTGGACCAGGACTCGGCCCGCCTGGACCCCTCCATCCACAGACTGCTGCTGGCCTCCGTGTGTGTGCAGTTTGTGCTGTGGACGCCGTACTACATGACCCTGCTGGTACACACTGTGGCCGGAGCGCCGGGGTACATTAGCAACACACATTACTTACCCACATATCACTTTCTGAGGTGCGTGTCCAAGCTGCTGGCGTTCTCCAGCAGCTTCGCGATGCCTCTCATGTATCGACAGATGAACAAAAACTTTTCTAACAAGCTCCAGCGGCTGCTCAGGAGGCTGCGCTGCAGAACCCAGTCCTGCCCTCCGGAACGCTCCACAGTGCAGCAAGTGGGTGACGTGAGACCCCATCCTGGGAGATGGCTACCCACGCCCCTCTAA
- the gpr146 gene encoding probable G-protein coupled receptor 146 isoform X1 — protein sequence MDLLSEAPRVRAMWLCMVYNETDTSVDFRLCQDFGLFLSVFSLIYLLVCFPLGLCYNVLLIVVNLSNKVSMTMPDVYFVNMAIAGLVLNLVAPVELLNSSFTRWHAWEYNNEVYITLLILFNISSLVIMYSTTLLSLDYYIERALPRTYMSSVYNTKHVCGFIWGGAVLTSFSSLLFYVCNHISTKMVECSKMQNKEAADAIMMFIGYVVPAVAVFYAFVLILRIRKESTPLDQDSARLDPSIHRLLLASVCVQFVLWTPYYMTLLVHTVAGAPGYISNTHYLPTYHFLRCVSKLLAFSSSFAMPLMYRQMNKNFSNKLQRLLRRLRCRTQSCPPERSTVQQVGDVRPHPGRWLPTPL from the exons A TGGATCTGTTGAGCGAAGCGCCCAGAGTCAGAGCGATGTGGCTCTGCATGGTTTACAATGAGACGGACACCAGCGTGGACTTCCGGCTCTGCCAGGACTTCGGCCTCTTCCTGTCCGTGTTCTCCCTCATCTACCTCCTGGTGTGCTTCCCGCTGGGGCTGTGCTACAACGTGCTGCTTATCGTGGTCAACCTCTCCAACAAGGTCTCCATGACCATGCCGGATGTTTATTTCGTCAACATGGCTATCGCGGGCCTGGTGCTCAACCTGGTGGCGCCCGTGGAGCTGCTGAACTCCTCCTTCACCCGCTGGCACGCGTGGGAGTACAACAACGAGGTGTACATCACCCTGCTCATCCTCTTCAACATCTCCTCCCTGGTCATCATGTACTCCACCACGCTGCTCAGTCTGGACTACTACATCGAGCGGGCGCTGCCTCGCACGTACATGTCCAGCGTGTACAACACCAAGCACGTGTGCGGCTTCATCTGGGGTGGCGCCGTGCTCACCAGCTTCTCCTCGCTGCTCTTCTACGTGTGCAACCACATCTCCACCAAGATGGTGGAGTGCTCCAAAATGCAGAACAAGGAGGCGGCGGACGCCATCATGATGTTCATCGGCTACGTGGTTCCCGCCGTGGCCGTTTTTTACGCCTTCGTGCTCATCCTGCGCATCAGGAAGGAGTCCACGCCCCTGGACCAGGACTCGGCCCGCCTGGACCCCTCCATCCACAGACTGCTGCTGGCCTCCGTGTGTGTGCAGTTTGTGCTGTGGACGCCGTACTACATGACCCTGCTGGTACACACTGTGGCCGGAGCGCCGGGGTACATTAGCAACACACATTACTTACCCACATATCACTTTCTGAGGTGCGTGTCCAAGCTGCTGGCGTTCTCCAGCAGCTTCGCGATGCCTCTCATGTATCGACAGATGAACAAAAACTTTTCTAACAAGCTCCAGCGGCTGCTCAGGAGGCTGCGCTGCAGAACCCAGTCCTGCCCTCCGGAACGCTCCACAGTGCAGCAAGTGGGTGACGTGAGACCCCATCCTGGGAGATGGCTACCCACGCCCCTCTAA